One Osmerus eperlanus chromosome 2, fOsmEpe2.1, whole genome shotgun sequence genomic window, gtgtgtgtgtgtgtgtgacagtcaaGATGAATCCTCCGGGTGTTCCTCTGATTGTCACGAGCTCCAACGACACCCGCGTGTCTTGGGGCCCCGGGGaccctctctccactctgatCTTCGGGTACAACTTCCAGGTGCAGATCAAACAGGAACACCAGCAATGGGAGGtgagtgggatgtgtgtgtgtgtgtgtatgtgtgagtgtgtgtgtgtggtgagagggggagacttTCCACTCAGATGTTCATGCTGAAAGCGTTTCACCTCCCCTtcatctcttgtgtgtgtgtgtgtcaggattcTTTGATATTGACCCAATCCATGTTGGAGCGCAGCCTGACTGTGAAAATGAAGGAGGCAGGAGTGTACCAGGTCAGGGTGAGGGTCTGTCCATATGACCACTACAGGGCCCAGTGGAGCGACTGGAGTCCCACTTCCTCCTGGCGGGccgagggggacggggggaggacAGGCGGCCCTGATGTGAAGCATCTGGACTGGACCTCAGTAGTGGTGCCATGTGTTGTGGTGGCTGTCTTCACTTTCATCATTGTGCTAGTGCTGGTCCTCTGCAAAACGTGCGCAAAGAAGGGGTTAGTCATCttcagagtgtgtctgtgtgtgtcttcgtgTGTGTTTaatagtgtgtgcttgtgtagtgTATTACGTAATAGTCCATAAGTATAATTTGGTTTCTTTCTCTTCTACTGGGTAGGAAACATCACCAGCATGTCCCCAACCCTTCTAGATACTTCCACGCCCTCAACTCTGTCCACGACGGCAACTTCCATGTAATCCCTCACCTCAGTTTCATATAGTGTCTGTCATGATAGAgcctgacaacacacactgcctctgcaTCCATGCAGCCTCACTGTGTGATACAGCCTCACTGTGTGATACAGCCTCACTGTGATACAGCCTCACTGTGTGATACAGCCTCACTGTGTGATACAGCCTCACTGTGATACAGCCTCACTGTGTGATACAGCCTCACTGTGTGATACAGCCTCACTGTGTGATGCAGCCTCACTGTGTGATACAGCCTCACTGTGTGATGCAGCCTCACTGTGTGATACAGCCTCACTGTGTGATACAGCCTCACTGTGTGATACAGCCTCACTGTTTGATGCAGCCTCACTGTGTGATGCAACCTCACATTATGGAGaaaatgtacatacacacacacacgcccacatgcacacacttacaGTAAAGGAAGGTCGTTTCTGTCACAGATGGGTGGAGGATAATGATACCAGTCTAgcgtcttcttctcctctctagaACTGGCTGAGTCCCATGTTTGCTGCTGAAGCTTTCctgccagccctgccctgcGAGGACATCTCTCTGCTCGAGGTGGCTGAAACTGtcgtcccctccacctccacctccaccgcaGCTCCTGCCCTCCTGTACAGTGGCCCCGACAGCCCCGCCCAAGGCTGGACAGGTGGAGAAAGCAGTGgccaatcctcctcctcctgcttttcCAACATCGGCTACTTCCTCTCCAACTACCCCACCCATCTGCGTGTGGAGTCTTGCCACGTCTACTTCACCTACGAGGAGGACCCCCTACACCCCCTGCCCTGGCCCTCCCTCACCAGGCCAGACTCCTATGAGCTCCTGCTGCGCCCGGGCACCACCCGCACCACCAGGCCCGGCTGCTGGAAGGAGCCTCGGAGCCCTGACTCTGGGATCAGCGAGGGCAGCCAGATCCCCTCCGAGGATGAAGAGAGTGTGAAAGATGTTGGAACAGTTCAGTTcaatcacccccctcctctcctcgtgccccccctctcccgagTCGCTTGCTTGATGCATCAAGGGGAGACGCCTGCCCCCCCTGGCCTCTCCCaggctcccagccccccagggaAGAGTCCCCCCCCCAACCCGGAGGGGGACTCTTCCCTGGCACTTGGTGGCAGCTACAATGCCTGGCCTGTAGACTGCACTCTGGCCAGATCCTCATCTATGACCACTAGGCCATATGGAGGCGGGTATCTGACCATCAAAGAGCTGCAGACAACCTACAGCAAGAAGTCCATCTAAGGGCTTGTCCGGCCGCAGGGCTTGTCCGGCCGCAGGGCTTGTCCGGCCGCAGGGCTTGTCCGGCCGCAGGGCTTGTCCGGCCGCAGGGCTTGTCCGGCCGCAGGGCTTGTCCGGTTGCAGGGCTTGTCCGGCCGCAGGGCTTGTCCGGTTGCAGGGCTTGTCCGGCCGCAGACTCCGTCCTGATCAGGTGAATGACATCATGATTTATTAAACAGCATGCTTTATGTGGGGGGTCATTACATAATTTTCCCCAGGCTGGTTAACAAATTTGCAGTGATATAGATTGTGTTTTATTTCTGATTTCATGTCTTTGTGTACTACTGAAAAACTGCTGCCGGCCTCGCCTGTCATGGAGCGTGTTAGACACGActgttgaaactgtatctgCATACGTTTCTATTAGGGAGCATGTGCATTGCCCTTACAAGCATTATATTCATATTGTATCTGAGTTCTTGTCTGCATACTGTTGGGAATTCTGGATTGCCATTGCGTTGATA contains:
- the il2rb gene encoding interleukin-2 receptor subunit beta, yielding MEPLWSACLLLLSIPPTPAPTPPPSPHTPPPGLSCVSDHVRNITCEWNSSGVARGEACRIQASGHGCVDKSCALEPLGSPGAALHRCGFACTLKLNSALRLKFLRVKCGETLVTELRNFKPSDHIKMNPPGVPLIVTSSNDTRVSWGPGDPLSTLIFGYNFQVQIKQEHQQWEDSLILTQSMLERSLTVKMKEAGVYQVRVRVCPYDHYRAQWSDWSPTSSWRAEGDGGRTGGPDVKHLDWTSVVVPCVVVAVFTFIIVLVLVLCKTCAKKGKHHQHVPNPSRYFHALNSVHDGNFHNWLSPMFAAEAFLPALPCEDISLLEVAETVVPSTSTSTAAPALLYSGPDSPAQGWTGGESSGQSSSSCFSNIGYFLSNYPTHLRVESCHVYFTYEEDPLHPLPWPSLTRPDSYELLLRPGTTRTTRPGCWKEPRSPDSGISEGSQIPSEDEESVKDVGTVQFNHPPPLLVPPLSRVACLMHQGETPAPPGLSQAPSPPGKSPPPNPEGDSSLALGGSYNAWPVDCTLARSSSMTTRPYGGGYLTIKELQTTYSKKSI